The following is a genomic window from Crossiella equi.
ATCGAACCCACCCGGGGCCGGGCGCTGGTCGAAGCCGCCAGCGGTCTGGCGGTTCTGGTCGAAACCGGGGCCTGCGGGCGGCCTGTTCTGGTCGAAGGACTGCGGCCCGACCTGCTGGCGGTCCGGAGTGCGAGGAGGGGCGGCGGGCGGGAAGCCCTGTGGCCCGACCGGGCCGCCGGGCTGCCGAACCGGACCTTGGCCCTGCCCGGGGACCGGGACCGGCTGGGGGAAACCGCCTGGTGCGGTCTGCCGGGGCAGGCCCTGCGGCGGGGTGGGCGCATCCGGGGACACCGGCGGTGGCGCTGGTGCGGCCGGGGGTGCCTCGGGTGCGGCCGCGGGCTCGGGGGCCCGGTCCGGGCTGGTCAGCTCCTCGCTGAGCGGGCGGATCGGCTGGATCGCCGTCGTCGAGTTCGGCGGGTCCACGAGGCTGCCGTCCGCGTTGCGCGGCGTCGGCACCTCCCGCATCTCGATGACCCACTTGCCGGCGGCGTCCTGGTACTTGGCCGTGATCTCGAAGCTCGTCCCCGGGGGGAACAGCACCTCGGACTCGTTGCGCGGGGCCACGCCCGAGATGTCGCGGCCGCTGGCCGACTCGATGATGAACCGGATGTTGCCGTTGAGCCTGAGCTTGGGATCTGAGGCCGAGCTGGTGAAGCCCCGCTCGGTGACGATGCCGCCCGTGGCGTAGCGGTCGGCGGCCGCATCGCGGTCGGCATCACCCGCGATGTAGATCTCGCGGTAGACCTTGCCCTGGAACGTGTCGAAGTTCTTCAGGACGTCCGCGATCATCCTGATCTGGCCGTCGCGCTCGGCCAGGGCCGCGGAGTCCCCGGTGCGCAGGGCGTCGTTGACCGGCGCGGACTGGTCCAGTGCGTACCCGACCAGTGCGGCCAGCTGTTCTTTCGGCACGCCCTCCAGTCGAGCGGCGACCTCCGGCCTCCGTGCCAGCACCTCTTCCAGCCGGGCGACGTGCTCGTCCAGCCCGGCCCGGCCGTACGGCGAGTCCAGCATGTGCTGGCGGTCGGCGGCGGTGGCCTCGAAGTCCGGGTTGCCGAGGTAGTCCGGATCCCTCGGGAAGTCCACTGTGGACTCTGGCGCGGGCGGCGTGCGATCCGGGGCACTGTCCGAAGTGGACGTCGCCGGGGAGTCGACCGTCGCGTGCACCTCTTGCCGGAGAACGGTCGCGGGCTCCACGCGCGGTCGTTCGGCGGGGCTCGGCTGGTCCGAGTGCTGCTGTCCACCCAGGACGTCGAGGATGTCGTTCGGTGTGCGCGGCGGCGGGGCGGAGTGCGGTTGGGGTGGCTGGAAACGGCTCGGGTCCATCGAGGCGTTGGCCGGTTCGTGCTCACCGCGCCGCCACACGTCCCTCGGGCCGCGGTCGGGCAGGTCCTTGCCCCAGGACGGGGTGTGCCCAGGCGGGTGCGGCTGGTCGTGCGTGGTGCTGGTGCCGTCGGGGCGGAAGGTGGCCCAGTTCCCGTTGGGCGGCCAGCCCGGGCGGAAGTCCTGGCCCTTGCCGTCCAGGTGTGCGCTGCTGGCGAAGACGTTGCCGTCGGCGTCGATCCAGGCGTCCTTGGTGGGAGCCAGCACGTCGACGCCGAGCTCCCTGGCCAGCTGGGCGGCGAAGCCGTCGTCGTTGCGGCCGGTCTGGCACGAGATCAGCCGGATCGGCTTCTCCCCATCCCAGTCCGGGCTGGACCGGATGATGTCGGCCAGGTCCTTCGCGGACAGGCGCTGGTCACCAACCCGCACGCGGTCGGTGGCCCCGTGCATGTCCACGGTGAACCGGCCGGGGTCGGCCGCCACGCGCATGCCCGCGTTGGACTGCGCGGGGAACTTGTGGTCGAAGGTGTCCAGCACCAGGCCCGCGTCCGAACGCCGGACGTTCGGCTCCAGCCCGGCCAGGTGCTCGGGCAGGGGCGTGGGCCGGCGGGGCTCGGGCGCCGGAGTGCTCTGGGCGGGCCGGGGCGCGGGCGGTTCGGGCTGGGTGACCGGACCGTGCTGCGGTACCGCGCCCGGCCGCTGCCCGGGCTGCCCGCCGGTCGGGTCGACGGGGACCATCGGGGGGACCGGGGCGGCGAGAGGGACGTCCGGGGTCAGCGCGGGCGCGCCGTCAGCTCGCAGCGGCATGCCGCCGGGCTGGTGCGGCATCCCGGGCTGGGGACCACCGGCGGGCGGACCCGCGGGGGGCGGCCCACCGTGGACCGGACCGCCGTGGCCGGGGCCGCCGGGCACGGGGCCGCCGGGGCCGAAGCCCGGGCCGAACCCAGGGCCGAAGCCCGCGCGGGGCTGGCCAGGCTGGCCACCGGGCTGACCGCCCGGGTGCGGACCGCCGGGCTGGGACGTGGCCGGGCCGCCCTGGGGTGTGTTGCCGGGCGTCGGACCGCCCGGAGTCGGGCCGCCGGGGTGCGGGCCGCCCGCCGGGCCGGTGGGGGCAGGACCACCAGGGGCGGGACCGCTCGGGGTGGGGCCGCCGGAGTGCGGGCCGCCTGGGCTCGAACCGCCCGGGGTGGGACCGCCGGGGGTCGAGCTGCTCGGCGTGAGGCCCCCCGGGGTCGGACCGCCGTGGGAGGACGGGCCACTGGAGGAGGGGCCGCTCGTCGGCGGGCCGCCAGCGGAGGAGGGGCCGCTGTGGGAGGTCGGGCCCGCGCCGCCCGGGGTGGGGCCGCCGCCCGTCGGGCCGAAGCCCCCGCCCATGGGCGCACGGGGGGCCGGGGCCCCGCCGCCGCCCGCCGGTGGGGCGCCCGCCGGGGGGTTGCCCGGCGGGGGAGCGCCCTGGCCGCCGGTCGGGCCGAAGGAGGGCTGTTGCTGCTGGGGGGCCTGTTGCTGGGGTGGGGCCTGGGTGCCGCCCTGCTGGGGGGTGGCCGAGTCGGACTGCGGGCGTGCGGGTGGGGCCTCCGGCGGGGCCACGCCGGAGGTGGCGGTGCTGTCCTGGCTGCCTCGGCCGCTCGGGGCGGGGGAGGGGTCGCCGCCGTTCGGGCCGCCGCCGTGGCCATTGCTGGAGCTGCCGGTCGGGCCGTTGCCGGAGCCGCCGCCGTGGCCGCCCGAGGGGCCGGAGAGGTCCGGGGCGGACGGGGGCGGGGCCGTGCGGGTGCTGCTGCCCGGGTCCGGGGCGTTCAGGTTGACCGGGTCGATGTTGGTGTTCAGCCCGGCCAGGTTGGCCGCGTTGATGCCGTCGAAGTGCTCCTTCGAGCCGCCGACGCCGCCGGAGAGGGCGCCGGAGCTGGCACCCTTGGCCACGTCCTCGAGCTTGAAGTTGCCGCTCAGCACGCCCTCGGCGGCCGCGGAGGCCGCGCCGCTGATGCCCTCCTCGGCCGCGCCCTTGAGCGTCTTGCCCAGGAAACCGGACGCGCCGTCGCCGAAGGCCTTGCCCATGCCCGCGCCGACGCCGCCGCTGACCAGGCCCGAGATCGCGCCCGACTTCAGGGCGTCCAGGGTGAGGTTGCCGTCCCAGGAGTCGCGGGTGCCCTTGGCCATCTGGAACAGCTGCACACCGGCGTCGATGGCCAGGCTGCTGCCGACCTCGATCGCGAAGTTGATCGCCAGGGTGCGCAGCATGTTCGTGCCGAAGCGCTGGATGATCGCCTGGATCAGGCGGCGGAAGATGCCCTGGATGACCACCCTGGTCGCCGCCTGGGCGATGGGGATGCCCGCCGTGCTCACGCCCGCGGTGAAGAAGGCCGAGGCGAGCATCGCGGCTATCTGGGCCGCCAGCAAGATCAACGCGGCGATGATCGACAGCTTCGCGTACTCGATCTGCAAGGAGCAGTTCTTGCAGGCGGAGGCCAGTTTCTTGGTCAGGTCCTGGAGCTTGGGCAGCTTCGCCTCGCCGCCTTCGGCGATCTGTTTCCAGAACTTGTCGAAGGCCTCGGCCGCGTCGCCCTCCATGTGCGCGCGGGCCTCGCGGACGGCCGTCTCGGCCTGCCGGAGCGCGGTCTCGATGTCCCCGGACGCCTTGTCCCAGGCCTGGCTGAGCCGCATGACCGCGGTCTCGTCGCCCTCCGGCCAGTCGGAGCCGACGACCCAGCCGCAGATGGCCTTCAGCCACTCCGGGATCTCGATGCCCACGAGTCCGTGCTCCCCACTCCCGCCGTCAGCGGCGCGCGTCCCCGGACACCTACGACCTCTTCAGGCTGTCGGCGTTGCCGGTGTCGGTCTGCTCCATGGTGGTCGCCTGGTCGACCAGCCCCTTGGCGGTGTTCACCAGGCCCTCGGCGATGCCCGCCATGCCCTTGCTGACCGCGTCCGCGGCCGGCACGTAGTCCTTGGCGAAGCTCTGGCCGGACTCGTCGTTGCCCCAGCACTGGCCCTCGCCGGCCAGCGCCTGCTGCAGCGCCTGGGCCGCCTTGACCAGGTCCTCGCCGACGTGGCCGAGCTTGCTCGCCCCGGCCCGGATGCCCTCGGCGTTCTGGCGTGTCTTCCCGGCCATCACCAACCGTCCTTCCGGAACACCGATCCGTAGCCGTCCTCGTCGTCATCGGACTCCGGCTGGCGGTGCCTCGGTTTCGTGTTCTCCGTCACGTCCTCGACCGGCTGGACCCGGAGCAGGTCGTGCAGTGACGGCGCGCCGGGGAGCAGGTCCGGCAGGTCGAGCATCGGTTCGGCGTCGGTGGCCAGCGGGGCGAGGTGCTCCTCGACCTGTGCCCGGGCGTCGGCGGCGGCCTCGCGGACCACGCCGGTGATCGTGCGGGCCAGGCTCTCCGGGGTGACGCGCTCGAAGGCGCGGGGGGAGAGCTCCAGGCCGGTGAGCAGACCGCTCGGGTCCACTGTGGCCGTTACCACACCATCGGGTGAGCTGGCCCGACCCACGACCGCGGCCATGGCGGCCTGGGCGTCGCGCAGGCCCTGGGTCTTCTCCTGGAGGTCGCGCATCATGTCGTCGACGCGGTCGCGCAGCTGGGCGTTGCGCGCCTCCAGCTCGGCGTTCTCGGCGTCGAAGTCGAACATGCGGGTACTCCTCTGAGGTGCGTACCTGGCGGGTCAACGGGGAAGCTACCGTGAAGCAGGTGACGGCGTGCGCCTATCCGGCGCATCCGCACCCGTCACCACCTGCACGGGAGGTCGTGCAGGCCACAACCCCCCGTTTTGACCCTCGCACGGGGAGGCGGGTACCTTTACTACTCGTGCCCGACTTGCGTCGGGCCGCTCCGCGTGCCTGAGAGCCGCAGCCCGTGTGTCGCAGCCGGGTTGATCTCCCGGGTGCCACGCGCGGAAGTCCTCCCAATCCCAGTGGGACGTCTCAGGTGGAAATGGGGCGCGTAATCGGGCGACACGCCCGACCTCGGGTTACGGAGGAGCCCCCAGACCAGCCAGACACACCAGAGGCGAACGCAGAGAAAGACGGTCCATGCCCACGATCCAGCAGTTGGTCCGCAAGGGCCGACAGGACAAGGTCACGAAGACCAAGACCGCGGCGCTCAAGGGGAGCCCGCAGCGGCGCGGTGTGTGCACCCGCGTCTACACCACTACCCCGAAGAAGCCGAACTCGGCGCTGCGCAAGGTCGCTCGCGTGAAGCTGTCCAGCCAGATCGAGGTCACGGCTTACATCCCCGGTGAGGGGCACAACCTGCAGGAGCACTCGATGGTGCTCGTGCGTGGCGGTCGTGTGAAGGACCTCCCGGGCGTTCGCTACAAGATCGTTCGCGGTTCTCTCGACACCCAGGGTGTGAAGAACCGCAAGCAGGCGCGCAGCCGCTACGGCGCGAAGAAGGAGAAGAGCTAATGCCTCGCAAGGGCCCCGCCCCGA
Proteins encoded in this region:
- the rpsL gene encoding 30S ribosomal protein S12, encoding MPTIQQLVRKGRQDKVTKTKTAALKGSPQRRGVCTRVYTTTPKKPNSALRKVARVKLSSQIEVTAYIPGEGHNLQEHSMVLVRGGRVKDLPGVRYKIVRGSLDTQGVKNRKQARSRYGAKKEKS
- a CDS encoding YbaB/EbfC family nucleoid-associated protein, coding for MFDFDAENAELEARNAQLRDRVDDMMRDLQEKTQGLRDAQAAMAAVVGRASSPDGVVTATVDPSGLLTGLELSPRAFERVTPESLARTITGVVREAAADARAQVEEHLAPLATDAEPMLDLPDLLPGAPSLHDLLRVQPVEDVTENTKPRHRQPESDDDEDGYGSVFRKDGW
- a CDS encoding WXG100-like domain-containing protein, coding for MGIEIPEWLKAICGWVVGSDWPEGDETAVMRLSQAWDKASGDIETALRQAETAVREARAHMEGDAAEAFDKFWKQIAEGGEAKLPKLQDLTKKLASACKNCSLQIEYAKLSIIAALILLAAQIAAMLASAFFTAGVSTAGIPIAQAATRVVIQGIFRRLIQAIIQRFGTNMLRTLAINFAIEVGSSLAIDAGVQLFQMAKGTRDSWDGNLTLDALKSGAISGLVSGGVGAGMGKAFGDGASGFLGKTLKGAAEEGISGAASAAAEGVLSGNFKLEDVAKGASSGALSGGVGGSKEHFDGINAANLAGLNTNIDPVNLNAPDPGSSTRTAPPPSAPDLSGPSGGHGGGSGNGPTGSSSNGHGGGPNGGDPSPAPSGRGSQDSTATSGVAPPEAPPARPQSDSATPQQGGTQAPPQQQAPQQQQPSFGPTGGQGAPPPGNPPAGAPPAGGGGAPAPRAPMGGGFGPTGGGPTPGGAGPTSHSGPSSAGGPPTSGPSSSGPSSHGGPTPGGLTPSSSTPGGPTPGGSSPGGPHSGGPTPSGPAPGGPAPTGPAGGPHPGGPTPGGPTPGNTPQGGPATSQPGGPHPGGQPGGQPGQPRAGFGPGFGPGFGPGGPVPGGPGHGGPVHGGPPPAGPPAGGPQPGMPHQPGGMPLRADGAPALTPDVPLAAPVPPMVPVDPTGGQPGQRPGAVPQHGPVTQPEPPAPRPAQSTPAPEPRRPTPLPEHLAGLEPNVRRSDAGLVLDTFDHKFPAQSNAGMRVAADPGRFTVDMHGATDRVRVGDQRLSAKDLADIIRSSPDWDGEKPIRLISCQTGRNDDGFAAQLARELGVDVLAPTKDAWIDADGNVFASSAHLDGKGQDFRPGWPPNGNWATFRPDGTSTTHDQPHPPGHTPSWGKDLPDRGPRDVWRRGEHEPANASMDPSRFQPPQPHSAPPPRTPNDILDVLGGQQHSDQPSPAERPRVEPATVLRQEVHATVDSPATSTSDSAPDRTPPAPESTVDFPRDPDYLGNPDFEATAADRQHMLDSPYGRAGLDEHVARLEEVLARRPEVAARLEGVPKEQLAALVGYALDQSAPVNDALRTGDSAALAERDGQIRMIADVLKNFDTFQGKVYREIYIAGDADRDAAADRYATGGIVTERGFTSSASDPKLRLNGNIRFIIESASGRDISGVAPRNESEVLFPPGTSFEITAKYQDAAGKWVIEMREVPTPRNADGSLVDPPNSTTAIQPIRPLSEELTSPDRAPEPAAAPEAPPAAPAPPPVSPDAPTPPQGLPRQTAPGGFPQPVPVPGQGQGPVRQPGGPVGPQGFPPAAPPRTPDRQQVGPQSFDQNRPPAGPGFDQNRQTAGGFDQRPAPGGFDPHRPMPAPGFDPNRSAPAPGGQGFDPNRPGPGAPGFDPNRQGTGGFDQGRPGPGQQGFDPRRPAPGPGFDQGRPPAGGFDPNRPGPQGFDQGPRRPAPNPGQQGFDPNRPTPGPGFDPNRPPRQAAPGWGDPQPNRAPGGFHQDRGAASRTLPNMPSPGRPPRLPAGFPQGGPAHPPTRPNAPEPLTPRDPGDGWGRQNHDSGFGPRPTDWTDPQQQRSRPVETEAEHRARMEDLQKRDNRGERLSVQDAVALDRYREAEDRRQEQRRQELLAERAGARQPQRPAPDPGMGRPLGQRIDLDTSNPRLALRDGDLDRMYRTPSGMSVFPDTAGAHRASAAMVRPHPHSFTVDLHGTPNGVLFGGDRAGPVDPHTLADVIRANPDWAANPRPIQLLACQTSPTFARQLAQALGQPVTFSRADVWVDTHGNVFSSSSEFDPGFRDRRRPGWPPNGEFRTVGPDGVERVHGPYSPTNPPQWDHLPNTREGSHWGHTIPQDAPLAFSRGAEDGPAVPGEQFTFTDGTTYETRFAENQLDASTGFPSRLDQILAEVGVDRAEFDRLRNTPIEDFVAGSPDTTAMMEIRERIQVAQGELLQRALTAEAATNLLTNSWVPGPRFENGQFGRHDQTSGFTARYADVAHLRTPAEVIEGLRLDYTDNNYIGRNGRPPYEFTDGAIATLRFPFDLDRVNGATDVDGAIPIAYGNHDKAQPFPMGGNENPANPRSNPAPFAGHGFTASEHNPVPEFELRPHSFDQAEIWLTDRDGNTTLLGAYDPDLDNGLDGDGRPYPTGGWRITDEGQAYADAQDRRKAEHEAAQKAAAAANQADGDDSGSAPGPSSSGSGHRSGGSESAWTEPVDQATLDLGADQPADAVPDSPQDDARTLDFAAGRDGADTPGTPVELHMDPAEEGLSPAERELRSRVPVDIEPFGGNDHANPAYAITFDDGSSAIYKPSEGTEDLRIGVPATELAEREVASSRVDELLGFGLVPTTTMVDGPHGPGSMQNFVEAGYGLPSDQYPLVQQERMAVLDYVVGNTDRHRGNYMTAPDGGLVAIDHGYAFPESPDPEYGIRSDFTSDLFGRALSDEVMAQVRAVEPEQLRATLYRMGLSEAGVEGAVGRLVEIQAHGRITGEEWAGRLKTAGLLTVRGSRQ